CGTCCCATCCGGCGGCCCCGCTTGTAGGCCCAGCTCGCCGCGTCGTGGCTGCCGATGCTCTTCCAGTTCTGCTCCAGGGCCAGATAGCTCGCTTGTGCGGCTTCGTAGGCGCCGGCCACCTCCTCGCCGACCGCGCCGCCGAGCTGCTCGACGCTCATCCGCGTGCCGTTCAGCCACGCGCCGGAGAATCGGGCGTGCCGGAGGCGGCAGGTGGCGAGATTCAAGCGCACCAGATCGGTATCCGACAGATCGGCCCCCGACAGGTCGGCCCCGTCGAGCTTCGCCCCGGTGAAATTCGCCCCCCGCAGCCGCGAGCCCGCCAGACTCGCCTTCGTCAGGCTGGCGCCGGCAAAATCCGCGTGGGTGAGGTTGGCATCCGCGAGCTTGGCTTCGTCCAGGCGGGCCTCGCGGAACACCGTGTCGTCGGCGTCCGCGCCGGAGAAATCCGTGCCCCAGAGATCGGCGCCTGCGAAATCCGCTCCGTCGAGAAGCGCGCCGGACAGGTCGGCGAACCGCATCGCGGCTTGGCCGAAGCGCGCATCCTCCAGCATGGCGCCGGCGAACTTCACTTGGCCCGCGACCGTCCCGGTGAAATCCGCGCCCGACAGGTCCGCCTCGGAGAGGTCTGCCTCCTCCAGGATGGCGCCCGTGAAGCGGGTCGAGCGCCCGACCACGCCGCGGAGCGTGGCCCGGCGCAAATTCGCCCCGGCGAGGTCGGCCTCCTCCATCCGGGCGCCGGAGAGATCGGCCTCGGTGAGCGGCAGGCCGCCGGACTCGGGATCGGCGGTCCCCGCCTCCGCGGACAGCACATCGGGGCACGCCCGCAGATGCGAGAGATCCAGTCCCGGCGCCCGCAGGGGCGTCTCGGCCGCGATCCGGTCCAGGAGTGCGAGCAGACGCGGATCCGCGTAAGTGTCCGGTCGCGCGTCGGGTGGGGTCGCACTGGTCCATGATCGTTCCTTGCCGGAAGGAGCGACCGCGCGCCAGACGCTCCTCTCAGCCCGAGCGGGCCGCTGCGGTCACCCGGACGGTGATCGCCTTGGCGGCGGGCGTCTTGGACTGCTCGTCATGGTGCCAGAGCGGCAGCAGGACGTTCAGCTCGGGGTAGTAGCCGCCGCAATTCCCTTCCGGAATGTCGTAGGCCACGACCCGGAGCCCGCCGACACGCCGCGGAACCGAGTCGTCGGCCTCGGTCTCCACGTCGACGCCGCCGCCATCCTTCAGTCCAAGCCGGGCGATGTCCTGCCGGTTCATGAACAGCACGTCGCGGGTGCCCTTCACGCCGCGGAAGCGGTCGTCGTACCCGTAGACCGTCGTGTTGAACTGGTCGTTCGACCGGAGGGTGATCAGGTCGAGCACGTCCGGGCCGCGGGCCGGCAGGTCCGGGTCGGCCTCCAGGCCCGCCGGCACGGCGAAGTTCGCCTTGCCGGTCTCCGTCTCCCACTTCCGGTCGCGGGCGCCCAGGGGCTTGGTCAGGCCGCCCGGCTGGAACATCCGCCCGTTCAGGTCGTGGAACACCTTGGGATAGGTCGCCTCAATGGCCGCGCGCACCCGGCCATAATCGGCGACCCAGGAATCCCAGTCGATCCGCGGATTCGGCGGCAGGGTCGCCTTCGCGATCTCCGCCACGATCCAGGGCTCCGAGCGCAGGTGCGGGCCGACCGGATCGGAGACGCCCCGGGAGCCGTGGAAGCGCGCGGTCGAATCCTCCATCGAGACCACCTGCGGGCCGCTCGCCTGCCGGTCGATCTCGATGCGGCCGAGGCAGGGCAGGATGTAGGCCACCGCCCCGTTCACGAGATGCGAGCGGTTGAGCTTGGTCGAGATCTGGACGGTCAGCCGCTGCCGTCGCCAAGCCGGCTCCATGCGGCCGGTATCGGGGACCGCGCGCAGGAAGTTGCCGCCCAGCCCGATGAAGGCCTTCACGCTGCCATCGAGGATGCCCTCGCAGGTCTCGACGGTGTTGAGCCCCTTCTCCCGCGGCGGCTCGAAATCGTAGAGTTCCTTCAGCTTGTCGAGGGGCGCCAGTTCCGGCTTCTCGGTGATGCCGACCGTGCGCTGACCCTGCACGTTGGAATGGCCGCGCACGGGGCAGATCCCGGCCCCGGGTTTCCCGATATTGCCCCGCAGGAGCAGCAGGTTGACCAGCATCCGCACGGTCTCGGTGCCCTTGCGGTGCTGCGTGAGGCCCATCCCGTAGATGCCGATCACCGCCTTGGCGCGGGCGTAGGCCGCCGCCGCGGCTTCCAGGCCGGCCCGGGTGAGCCCGGAGCGCCGCTCCAGCGCGGCCCAATCCTGGCCGTCGCAGAAGGCGACGAAATCCTCGAACCCGTGAGTGTGCTCGGCAATGAAGGCGTGATCGAGCACGCCGGGCCGGCCGGACGCGGAAGCCTCCCGGTCCATGGCAAGCAGCGCCTTGCACAGGCCGGTGATCGCCGCGAGATCCCCGCCCGCCTTCACCTGATGGTACTGGGTCGAGATCTTCGTGGAGGACCGCGTCAGCATCTCCACCGGCGATTGCGGATCGGTGAAGCGCTCCAGCCCGCGCTCGCGCAGCGGGTTGAAGGTGATGATCTGCGCGCCGCGGCGGCGTGCCTCCTGGAGCGGGTGGAGCATCCGCGGCGCGTTCGACCCGACATTCTGGCCGAAGAAGAGGATCAGGTCGGTGTCCTCGAAATCCTCCAGGAGCACCGTGCCCACGGGCGCACCGATTGATTGGGGCAGCGCCACCGAGGTCGGCTCGTGGCACATGTTGGAGGAATCCGGCAGGTTGTTGTTGCCGTAGAGACGCGCCATCAGCGCCCACATGTAGCTGGTCTCCAGGGAGGCCCGGCCCGAGGCGTAGAACACGACCGATTTCGGGTCGGCCGCGCGCAGGGCCTTCAGCTCTCGCCCGATCTCCGCCATCGCCTCGGCCCACGAGACGGGACGGTAGCGGTCGGTCTCGGGATCGTAGCGCAGGGGATGGGTGAGCCGGCCCTGCTCCTCCAGGGCATAATCGCTCCAGCCGAGCAGCTCGGTGACGGTGTGGGCCGCGAAGAAGTCCGGGGTCGCACGCCGCCGTGTCTGCTCCCAGGCGGTCGCCTTGGCGCCGTTCTCGCAATACTCGAACGCGAGCGGCTTGGCGGGCTTCGCCCAGGCGCAGGACACGCACATGTACCCGTCCGGCTTGTTCTGCTTCAGCAGCATCGCCGAACCGGTGACCGGCACACCCTCACGCGTCAGGATCTCGGCGAGGGAGCGGGCCGAACCCCAGCCGCCCGCCGGGCCGTCATAGGGCTCGATCCGTACGTCGCCGGTTTCCTGCTCGGCCATGCTGTCCTCCCATCCGGCACGCCAGCGACCGGACGAGGGAAACGCGCGAGCCGGGAAACGGATCACGGGCGCGTCACCGCAACCGGGACGGCTTTTCTGATTGATGTCCCGGATCTAACGTCGACTCGTACACATAAGAGTGGAGGAGGAGATCGCGGCCAGCGTCGACGTCGAGATGGTGAAGTGTGCCTGCCAGGACTGCGTCTGCGTGATCCCGGTCGCGAAGGCGGTATCCC
This window of the Methylobacterium tardum genome carries:
- a CDS encoding pentapeptide repeat-containing protein gives rise to the protein MLALLDRIAAETPLRAPGLDLSHLRACPDVLSAEAGTADPESGGLPLTEADLSGARMEEADLAGANLRRATLRGVVGRSTRFTGAILEEADLSEADLSGADFTGTVAGQVKFAGAMLEDARFGQAAMRFADLSGALLDGADFAGADLWGTDFSGADADDTVFREARLDEAKLADANLTHADFAGASLTKASLAGSRLRGANFTGAKLDGADLSGADLSDTDLVRLNLATCRLRHARFSGAWLNGTRMSVEQLGGAVGEEVAGAYEAAQASYLALEQNWKSIGSHDAASWAYKRGRRMGRFHAGRQALAAWTERDWTGVLRHGYRWTADRFAEWLCDYGESLSRIARAFALLIVVFAGLYGLTGGLFILDGPEAGPTYNPLDLLSYSALNMMTANPPEIGLKPTGRVTNLLVGLEGAVGIILMGLYGFVLGNRLRR
- a CDS encoding FdhF/YdeP family oxidoreductase, whose product is MAEQETGDVRIEPYDGPAGGWGSARSLAEILTREGVPVTGSAMLLKQNKPDGYMCVSCAWAKPAKPLAFEYCENGAKATAWEQTRRRATPDFFAAHTVTELLGWSDYALEEQGRLTHPLRYDPETDRYRPVSWAEAMAEIGRELKALRAADPKSVVFYASGRASLETSYMWALMARLYGNNNLPDSSNMCHEPTSVALPQSIGAPVGTVLLEDFEDTDLILFFGQNVGSNAPRMLHPLQEARRRGAQIITFNPLRERGLERFTDPQSPVEMLTRSSTKISTQYHQVKAGGDLAAITGLCKALLAMDREASASGRPGVLDHAFIAEHTHGFEDFVAFCDGQDWAALERRSGLTRAGLEAAAAAYARAKAVIGIYGMGLTQHRKGTETVRMLVNLLLLRGNIGKPGAGICPVRGHSNVQGQRTVGITEKPELAPLDKLKELYDFEPPREKGLNTVETCEGILDGSVKAFIGLGGNFLRAVPDTGRMEPAWRRQRLTVQISTKLNRSHLVNGAVAYILPCLGRIEIDRQASGPQVVSMEDSTARFHGSRGVSDPVGPHLRSEPWIVAEIAKATLPPNPRIDWDSWVADYGRVRAAIEATYPKVFHDLNGRMFQPGGLTKPLGARDRKWETETGKANFAVPAGLEADPDLPARGPDVLDLITLRSNDQFNTTVYGYDDRFRGVKGTRDVLFMNRQDIARLGLKDGGGVDVETEADDSVPRRVGGLRVVAYDIPEGNCGGYYPELNVLLPLWHHDEQSKTPAAKAITVRVTAAARSG